In Theileria parva strain Muguga chromosome 4 map unlocalized ctg_529, whole genome shotgun sequence, one DNA window encodes the following:
- a CDS encoding Ribosomal protein L19 family protein codes for MFSQSGINFRRIYNTARADLIFKINCSKFQILTFYNRNYSYFNFKNHEFVFSPKNSNVIKADTNHVNYVQHRGIRTRVMVSNFDSTHYVVTNPNTAKNWPPEHDHGNPISRESCKKLMCELNELEIERLEKMRKFNMPELNLGELVEVKYELSRTQQTFAVFTGYCVDIRKRGLNSSFSLKNAFDGVGVTQLFPLYSPRILNVKVVKSLNKGETSDYKPITRDYRYKFHYNVRHRFSKKRGVHKPGIRSFEIRLKNRIARLKQSYYRMRAEAGLPPYIWPGPYNINTRKRSKEVRGETYRRIGLYSLDEQRARSEKLSKRRKKSAWGKYKLPGTGYLDKLSK; via the exons ATGTTTAGTCAGTCTGGGATTAATTTTAGGAGAATCTACAACACTGCCAGAGCTGACTTGATTTTTAAGATAAATTGCAgtaaatttcaaattttgaCATTTTATAATAGAAACTActcatattttaattttaaaaaccaTGAATTTGTTTTTTCACCCAAAAATTCTAATGTTATCAAAGCTGATACAAACcatgttaattatgtacAACACAGAGGGATAAGAACCAGGGTAATGGTATCTAACTTTGATAGTACTCACTACGTTGTTACAAACCCAAATACTGCAAAAAATTGGCCTCCAGAACATGACCATGGAAATCCAATTAGTAGAGAAAGCTGTAAAAAGTTAATGTGTGAGTTGAATGAACTCGAAATTGAACGTCTGGAGAAGATGCGCAAATTTAAC ATGCCTGAGCTTAATTTGGGAGAATTGGTGGAAGTAAAATACGAACTCTCAAGAACTCAACAAACCTTTGCTGTATTCacag GATACTGTGTTGATATTAGAAAACGGGGTTTAAACTCGTCGTTTAGTCTTAAAAACGCCTTTGATGGAGTTGGAGTTACTCAACTTTTCCCCCTATACTCGCCAAGGATTCTGAATGTAAAG GTAGTAAAGAGCTTGAATAAAGGAGAAACGAGTGATTACAAGCCCATAACAAGGGATTACAGATACAAATTCCACTATAACGTGAGGCATAGATTCTCTAAAAAGAGAGGAGTCCACAAACCCG GTATTCGGAGCTTTGAGATAAGACTAAAGAACAGAATTGCTAGGTTGAAACAGAGCTACTATAGAATGAGGGCGGAAGCCGGTCTCCCTCCATACATTTGGCCTGGTCCATACAACATCAATACCAGAAAACGTTCaaa GGAAGTTAGAGGTGAAACGTACAGAAGAATTGGATTATACAGCTTG GATGAGCAAAGAGCAAGGAGTGAGAAGCTTAGTAAGAGGAGGAAAAAATCAGCTTGGGGGAAATACAAATTACCAGGCACTGGCTACCTTGATAAACTCTC
- the GTF3C3 gene encoding Tetratricopeptide repeat family protein, with translation MDENRVSLDFLTDEYLPGECSDNSIDEEELNNFLMGELAEPAKPKKASFADKITAKIFKRKNKKKNQDTFYTKKSVRKKKRRKTASHSSKLNPELEKLLQEATDLYLNKNFEEAVKILKELIRRAPGLHDPFHMLGLIYQNEYNDVTTANSYYLLAAHLVPTDTDLWQRIGEMSQETGNIDQAIYCFKKCQRDQEGQINEQAVFALAICYIEKKDYDNAAKRFLVLFNLHPNDKLIANELSRCFQMIGDLHSSLLVLTAYFNATLDSEILETILELNVNLCLFEECFKILESICTTNSIEPKLLPLEHLVYYVISCLNLDRPVDPELDLLHNSQLNVKYSFLIANHLCPNHLELSVSWFKKAFSSIVSSDQIDVPTTLKISKCLTLDSNHHEFLVKVLRTALESYPNNSELLINLADILLQLGNINEAEELLSKLTLNDLDKIKDIPEPIGEEERNEMFNKLNSEIEEIELEYLTDPSARVYPCLLSYGKTVSLDKTKLNEWVDTYLKVIKDCELDTERAIQRLSKARIMRASKLNNFNHSLNRDENSIFMKNEPKKTTLNKSYSFLKVKKELNLKSAEDILGWAGYERLIFTATVFMCLCNRVKEAVEVLELISNNKKKYKSNLDSAERKSLIKTVEKIIFSMNYECSSFGGLFKIAITSARNEFLKDPVNGSLEGYSRILGTGKLAHAALLPLSSSNERDALLENRAWVTRQLLQYPDNFQLLMLGGHFCTISGNWSYAKHEYQRAYQKEQNDSLASLCLATSYFNSLNNRITDNVNKSLVLGMTFLQKYVELRMRRVHQLGLPETCTLVFKAEGMYNIARAYHFLKLFNLAVPLYENCLELVSSIGDTDVPSDKEVQCPCILCDYSRMPIRPMPSSCKGFTPTSFIINHVKLQIQRSAAYNLFLIHSQNNNQMQARYISSKYIIWS, from the exons ATGGATGAGAATCGAGTATCTCTGGATTTTCTAACAGATGAATACCTTCC GGGAGAATGTAGCGATAATAGCATAGATGAGGAAGAACTCAACAACTTCCTCATGGGAGAGCTGGCAGAACCAGCAAAACCGAAAAAAGCCTCATTCGCAGATAAAATAACAGctaaaatattcaaaaggaagaataaaaagaaaaatcAAGA tacattttatacaaaGAAGAGTGTAAGGAAGAAGAAGAGAAGAAAGACGGCATCTCATAGTAGTAAATTAAACCCAGAACTAGAAAAGTTATTGCAAGAAGCAACAGATTTATATCTAAATAAAAACTTTGAAGAAGCAGTAAAAATACTAAAGGAACTGATTAGAAGAGCACCAGGACTACATGACCCATTCCACATGCTAGGACTAATATACCAGAATGAATACAACGATGTTACAACGGCGAACAGCTATTACCTGCTGGCGGCACATTTGGTTCCTACAGATACTGACCTGTGGCAAAGAATAGGAGAAATGAGTCAAGAAACCGGCAACATCGACCAGGCAATTTACTGCTTTAAAAAATGCCAAAGAGATCAAGAAGGACAAATTAACGAACAAGCAGTTTTTGCACTGGCAATTTGTTACATCGAAAAG aaagACTACGATAATGCGGCGAAGAGGTTCTTGGTACTGTTCAATTTACATCCAAATGATAAGCTTATCGCAAATGAACTTTCCAGATGTTTTCAAATGATAGGAGATTTGCACTCAAGTTTGCTGGTGCTGACAGCGTATTTTAACGCAACTTTGGACTCCGAAATACTAGAGACGATCCTGGAATtgaatgtaaatttatgcTTGTTTGAGGAGTGTTTTAAGATATTGGAGAGTATCTGTACCACAAACAGTATTGAGCCTAAACTATTACCGTTAGAACACTTAGTTTACTATGTAATCTCGTGTTTGAACCTGGATAGGCCAGTAGACCCAGAGCTAGACCTGCTGCATAACTCACAgttaaatgtaaaatattcattcCTGATCGCAAATCATCTTTGTCCAAATCATTTAGAATTGTCAGTTTCATGGTTTAAAAAGGCGTTTTCATCAATAGTCTCGAGTGACCAGATAGATGTACCAACAACACTTAAGATATCAAAGTGCCTGACACTGGATAGTAACCACCATGAATTTCTAGTTAAAGTGCTGAGGACAGCACTTGAAAGTTACCCTAACAACTCCGAGCTCCTGATTAATCTCGCAGATATTCTCCTACAGCTAGGAAATATCAATGAGGCCGAAGAGCTTTTATCCAAACTCACACTAAACgatttggataaaattaaagatatCCCAGA GCCTATTGGTGAAGAGGAGAGAAATGAAATGTTTAATAAGCTTAACAGTGAGATAGAAGAGATAGAGTTGGAATACTTAACTGACCCCAGTGCCCGCGTTTACCCATGTTTGCTATCATATGGTAAGACAGTATCCCTGGATAAAACGAAGTTAAATGAGTGGGTTGATACATATCTGAAGGTAATAAAGGATTGTGAACTGGATACTGAAAGAGCAATTCAGAGGCTAAGTAAGGCTAGGATTATGAGGGCATcaaaactaaataattttaaccataGTTTGAACAGAGATGAAAACTCAATTTTCATGAAAAATGAGCCTAAAAAGACAACACTCAACAAGAGTTACTCATTCCTTAAGGTTAAAAAGGAATTAAACCTAAAATCAGCCGAAGATATTTTAG gATGGGCTGGATATGAGAGGTTAATATTTACTGCAACAGTGTTTATGTGTCTATGTAATAGAGTTAAGGAGGCAGTTGAGGTGCTTGAACTCATTTCAAACAATAAAAAGAAATACAAGTCAAATTTAGACTCAGCTGAAAGAAAATCATTGATCAAAACCGtggaaaaaattattttcagtaTGAATTACG AATGCAGTTCCTTTGGAGGATTATTTAAGATAGCAATAACAAGTGCTAGGAATGAGTTTTTGAAGGATCCAGTGAATGGAAGTTTGGAAGGATATTCAAGGATCTTGGGGACTGGGAAACTAGCACATGCAGCTCTTCTACCACTCTCATCATCAAATGAAAGAGACGCCTTGCTAGAAAATAG GGCTTGGGTAACAAGGCAGTTGTTACAGTACCCGGACAACTTCCAGCTGTTAATGTTGGGAGGGCATTTTTGTACAATTTCGGGAAACTGGTCATATGCTAAACATGAGTACCAAAGAGCATATCAAAAGGAGCAAAATGACTCACTAGCTTCACTTTGCCTAGCAACTTCATACTTTAACTCACTCAACAATAGAATCACCGAT AATGTGAACAAGTCGTTGGTATTGGGAATGACATTTCTGCAAAAGTATGTGGAGCTTAGGATGAGAAGAGTGCACCAACTGGGTTTGCCGGAAACATGTACACTAGTGTTCAAGGCTGAGGGAATGTATAACATTGCAAG AGCTTATCACTTTCTTAAGTTGTTTAACCTGGCAGTGCCACTCTACGAAAACTGCCTGGAACTTGTATCTAGTATTGGGGACACTGATGTACCCAGTGACAAGGAAGTTCAGTGTCCCTGCATTCTCTGCGATTACTCCAGAATGCCAATAAGACCAATGCCAAGCTCATGTAAAGGATTCACTCCAACTTCATTCATTATTAACCACGTAAAACTACAAATTCAGAGG TCGGCCGCCTATAACTTATTTCTAATCCACTCGCAAAATAATAACCAGATGCAAGCGAGGTATATTTCGTCAAAGTATATAATCTGGAGCTGA